In Wenyingzhuangia fucanilytica, the following are encoded in one genomic region:
- a CDS encoding MerC domain-containing protein: MKGLAIFTKQKSDILGALASTLCLIHCVATPFVFMITASFITSNNPLYWWKFMDYLFLIISFLAIYRSTETSTSIWIKYALWISWALLSLIVLNEKMEWLIVNELIIYIPTVLLIGLHLINRKYCKCKVDKCCAN; this comes from the coding sequence ATGAAAGGTTTGGCAATATTTACAAAACAAAAATCTGATATTCTAGGGGCATTGGCGAGTACTTTGTGTCTTATACATTGTGTTGCAACGCCTTTTGTTTTTATGATTACTGCAAGTTTTATAACAAGTAACAATCCACTGTATTGGTGGAAGTTTATGGATTATTTGTTTTTAATCATTTCTTTTTTGGCTATTTATAGATCAACGGAAACAAGCACCAGTATTTGGATTAAATATGCTCTATGGATAAGTTGGGCTTTATTATCGCTGATTGTTTTAAATGAAAAAATGGAATGGTTAATTGTGAATGAGCTTATTATTTATATCCCCACAGTTTTATTAATAGGCTTACATTTAATTAATAGAAAGTATTGTAAATGCAAGGTAGATAAATGCTGTGCAAATTAA
- the uvrB gene encoding excinuclease ABC subunit UvrB, with amino-acid sequence MDFKVVSKYQPTGDQPNAIKELVAGVNNGDQYQTLLGVTGSGKTFTVANVIQEVKKPTLVLAHNKTLAAQLYSEFKNFFPNNAVEYFVSYYDYYQPEAYIPSSGVYIEKDLSINEEIERLRLSTSSSLLCGRKDVLVVASVSCLYGMGNPVEFKNNVVTIEVDQQISRTKFLHQLVQSLYARTEADMKSGNFKVKGDTVTIFPSYGEYAYRVHFFGDEIEEIESYDLENKQVIERFETLDIYPANLFVTSPDILQGAIHQIQEDLMKQYDYFNEIGKTLEAKRLKERTEFDLEMIRELGYCSGIENYSRYLDGRQPGTRPFCLLDYFPDDFLMVIDESHVTIPQTHAMYGGDRSRKENLVEFGFRLPAAMDNRPLKFEEFEAIQNQVIYVTATPADYELEKSGGVVVEQVIRPTGLLDPIIEVRPSQNQIDDLIEEIQKRIEVDERVLVTTLTKRMAEELAKYLTRIQVRCRYIHSDVDTLERVEIMQDLRKGLFDVLIGVNLLREGLDLPEVSLVAIIDADKEGFLRSHRSLTQTVGRAARNVNGMAILYADKITKSMQLTIDETARRREKQIAYNEANGITPTQIKKDFGNNLTDNSGTNYEEIQHNLAAEEDLDYLSKPAIEERIKEKQRAMEKAAKALDFMTAAKFRDEIKALKGKLTS; translated from the coding sequence ATGGATTTTAAAGTCGTTTCTAAATATCAACCTACAGGTGACCAACCCAATGCTATTAAAGAATTAGTAGCTGGAGTAAACAATGGAGATCAATATCAAACACTCTTAGGGGTTACTGGTTCTGGTAAAACCTTTACGGTAGCCAATGTAATTCAAGAAGTAAAAAAACCAACCTTGGTTTTGGCACATAACAAAACCTTGGCAGCGCAATTGTATTCCGAGTTTAAAAACTTTTTTCCCAACAATGCTGTAGAGTATTTTGTTTCTTACTACGACTATTACCAACCTGAAGCTTATATTCCATCCTCTGGGGTTTATATAGAAAAAGATTTATCTATTAACGAAGAAATAGAACGTTTGCGTTTAAGCACTTCTTCTTCGCTTTTATGTGGTAGAAAAGATGTTTTGGTAGTTGCCTCTGTGTCTTGTTTATACGGTATGGGAAATCCTGTTGAATTTAAAAACAACGTAGTTACTATTGAGGTAGATCAACAAATAAGTAGAACCAAGTTTTTACACCAATTGGTGCAAAGTTTATATGCGCGTACAGAAGCAGATATGAAAAGTGGAAACTTTAAAGTAAAAGGAGATACTGTTACTATTTTTCCTTCTTATGGAGAATACGCTTATAGAGTTCACTTTTTTGGAGATGAAATTGAAGAAATTGAATCTTATGATTTAGAGAACAAACAAGTGATAGAACGCTTTGAAACCTTAGATATTTATCCTGCCAATTTATTCGTGACTTCTCCTGATATTTTACAGGGAGCCATTCATCAAATTCAAGAAGATTTGATGAAACAATATGATTATTTTAATGAAATTGGAAAAACCTTAGAGGCCAAACGTTTAAAAGAACGTACAGAGTTTGATTTAGAAATGATTCGTGAATTAGGATACTGTAGCGGAATTGAAAACTATTCTAGGTATTTAGATGGTCGTCAACCCGGAACAAGACCTTTCTGTTTGTTAGATTATTTTCCTGATGATTTCTTAATGGTGATTGATGAAAGTCATGTAACCATTCCGCAAACCCATGCCATGTATGGTGGTGACCGATCTAGAAAAGAAAATTTGGTGGAATTTGGTTTTAGATTACCTGCCGCCATGGATAACCGTCCCTTAAAATTTGAAGAGTTTGAAGCCATTCAAAATCAAGTGATTTATGTAACTGCAACTCCAGCCGACTACGAGCTAGAAAAATCTGGTGGTGTGGTGGTAGAACAAGTTATTCGCCCTACCGGTTTATTAGATCCTATTATTGAAGTTCGTCCTAGTCAAAATCAAATAGATGATTTGATTGAAGAAATTCAAAAACGTATAGAAGTAGATGAACGTGTTTTGGTAACAACTTTAACCAAACGTATGGCAGAAGAATTGGCTAAATATTTAACTAGAATTCAAGTACGTTGCCGATATATACACTCTGATGTAGATACTTTAGAGCGAGTAGAAATTATGCAAGACTTACGTAAAGGTTTGTTTGATGTATTAATTGGGGTGAACCTGTTACGTGAAGGTTTAGATTTACCCGAAGTTTCTTTGGTAGCTATTATTGATGCAGATAAAGAAGGTTTTTTACGTTCTCATAGATCCTTAACACAAACTGTAGGTAGGGCTGCAAGAAATGTAAATGGGATGGCAATTTTGTATGCAGATAAAATTACCAAAAGCATGCAATTAACCATTGATGAAACAGCTCGTAGGCGTGAAAAACAAATTGCCTATAACGAGGCCAATGGCATTACTCCTACACAAATCAAAAAAGATTTTGGAAATAATTTAACTGATAACTCTGGAACAAATTACGAGGAAATACAACATAATTTAGCTGCAGAAGAAGATTTAGATTATTTATCTAAACCTGCTATTGAGGAACGCATTAAGGAAAAACAACGCGCTATGGAAAAAGCAGCAAAAGCATTAGATTTTATGACAGCTGCTAAATTTAGAGATGAAATAAAAGCTTTAAAAGGTAAATTAACCTCTTAA
- a CDS encoding alpha-E domain-containing protein translates to MLARVANNLFWMGRYLERTEHIARFINVNYFSSLDASNDVSQSRQFVLKSILYMVNDVVHNNDDVIDEKEVLYDVGLNPENPFSVLSCFKYARVNASGSRDLLSIELFESINSLHHYITNYSAEHFTNAGLDEFTSYVTKEVAALRGKIIETLMHDEAYAIISLGINLERASQVIRIINTKYIDAKSSKSELHGDFNTSYEWITLLKCIQSFDMMRRYYKKTPKSADTLDFLILNPLCTKSVVRCLNNAAKNIKILTRNEAKGGTSYLINKTRCEYNYKTIDEVEGRFADCIEDIMDKLNIITASIEKEFFSY, encoded by the coding sequence ATGTTAGCAAGAGTAGCCAATAATTTATTCTGGATGGGAAGGTATTTAGAGAGAACCGAGCATATTGCAAGGTTTATCAATGTTAATTATTTTTCTTCCTTAGATGCATCTAATGATGTTTCTCAATCTAGGCAATTTGTGTTAAAGTCAATTTTGTACATGGTTAATGATGTTGTCCACAATAATGACGATGTGATAGATGAAAAGGAAGTATTATATGATGTGGGGTTAAATCCAGAAAACCCTTTTTCGGTACTAAGTTGTTTTAAATATGCTAGGGTCAATGCTAGCGGTTCAAGGGATTTATTATCTATAGAATTATTTGAATCTATCAATAGTTTACATCATTACATCACTAATTACAGTGCAGAGCATTTTACCAATGCTGGTTTAGATGAATTTACGTCTTATGTAACTAAAGAAGTTGCAGCGTTAAGAGGAAAAATAATAGAAACGTTAATGCATGATGAGGCTTATGCAATTATCTCATTGGGTATTAATTTAGAAAGAGCTTCTCAGGTTATTAGAATTATCAATACAAAGTATATAGATGCAAAATCATCAAAATCTGAGTTACATGGTGATTTTAATACAAGTTACGAGTGGATTACTTTGTTAAAGTGTATACAGTCTTTTGACATGATGAGGCGTTATTACAAAAAAACACCTAAAAGTGCAGATACCTTAGATTTTTTAATTCTAAATCCTTTATGTACCAAGTCTGTAGTTAGATGTTTGAATAATGCTGCTAAGAATATAAAAATTTTAACAAGAAATGAGGCCAAAGGAGGAACTTCATACTTGATTAATAAAACAAGATGTGAATACAATTATAAAACCATTGATGAAGTAGAAGGGCGTTTTGCAGATTGTATAGAAGATATTATGGATAAGCTAAATATTATAACAGCTAGTATAGAAAAAGAATTTTTTAGTTATTAG